The Usitatibacter rugosus genome segment GGGGTGGAAAGGAACGGCGAGCGTTTGGGGGGCTTCGGGCTTCCAGCGCAGCAGCGTCTCGAGATCCGCCGCGGTGACGCCGTTGCGCCCCACGTGGCGAAGCACGTTTTCCGCGAGGATGCGAAGGCAGGCCGGGATCGTGTCGACCGCGATGCCCGCCTCGATCGCGAAGGCATCGACGCTGTAGTACGAGGCACCGCTTTCCGGGGGGAGGGAACGCAGAAACATGGGGTAACCACGTTAGCATGGCCGGCCACCACTGGACCCGCGCTGTTCTATCTGAAGGACCTCTCCTGCCGGTCACTTCCCGGCCAAGGCTGGCGACAGGTAACCTCCCATTTCCGCTCTCCCTCCTCAAAAGACAAGCCGATGAAACCGCTTCCCCGCCGCCGCCAGTTGCTCGCCGCCCTTTCGACCCTCCCCCTGCTCGGCGCGCGCGGCGCGCTGGCCCAGGACAAGTGGCCCAACAAGCCCATCAAGCTGATGATCGGCTTCCCGCCCGGAGGCGGCGCGGACGCGATGGGCCGCCTGGTCGGTGCCAAGCTCGGCGAGCGCCTCGGGCAGCCGGTCATCATCGACAACAAGACGGGCGCCACCGGCACGATCTGCTCGGACATCGTCGCGAAGTCGCCACCCGACGGCTACACCCTGCAAGTCGCGCACATCAACTCGAATGCGATCGGCCCGCTGCTGGTCGCCAAGGGCAAGTTCGACCCGATCAACGACTTCACGCCGATCACGCTGATCGGCATCACGCCGCAGATGCTGTGCCACCACCCGAAGCACAAGTTCAAGGACGTGCCCGACCTCATCGCGTACGCGAAGGCCAATCCCGGCAAGCTCACGTTCGCATCTTCCGGCGTGGGCAGCATCCAGCACATCGCCGCGGAGGACTTCAAGCTGCGCGCGGGCGTGGACATGCTGCACGTGCCGTTCAAGGGGACCGGTGAAGCGATGGCGGCGCTGCTCTCCGGCGACGTGGACCTCACGTTCAGCTCGACGGGCTCCGCGGTGCCGCAGGTGAAGGGCGGGAAGCTGATCCTGCTCGCGGTGGGCTCGCCCAAGCGGCTCCCCGATTACCCGACCACGCCCGCGATCGCCGAGACGCTGCCGGGCTACGACATCTCCACGTGGTATGGCCTGGCGGGACCGAAGAACCTGCCGCTGGCGATCGTCGATCGCATCTACACCGAGGTGCAGGCGATCCTCAAGGACCCGGCCGTCGTGAAGCGCTTCGACGAGCTCGACGCCAAGGTGAGCTCCGGCAGCCCGAAGCAGTTCGGCGATTTCTGGAAAGCCGAGGTCGCGCGCTACCAGAAGCTCATCATCGACGCGAAGATCACAGCATGAATCGGCGCTCGCTGCTGGCTGCCCTCGCGGCGCTGCCCGTAGTGGGCTCTCCGCTCGCGTGGGCGCAGGACAAATGGCCCACGCGGCCGGTCAAGCTGATGGTGGGCTTTCCGCCGGGTGGGGGTGGTGACGGCACCGCGCGCCTCGTGGCCGCCAAGCTCACCGACGCACTGGGCCAGCCCGTCATCGTCGAGAACAAAACTGGTGCCACGGGCACGATCTGCTCGGAGATCGTCGCCAAGAGCGCGCCCGATGGCTACACGCTGCAAGCGGCGAACGCCAACTCCAACGTGATCGGCGCGCTGCTGCTGGCCAAGGGCAAGTTCCATCCGGTGGACGACTTCACGCCGATCGGAATCATCGCCACCTCGCCGAACATGCTCTGCCACCATCCGAAGCACAAGTTCAAGGACGTGGCGGACCTGATCGCGTACGCGAAGAAAAACCCGGGCAAGCTCACGTTCGCTTCGTCGGGCATCGGCAGCCTCCAGCACTTCGCGGCCGAGGATTTCAAGCTGCGCGCCGGCGTGGACCTGCTGCACGTCCCGTTCAAGGGGACGGGCGAGGGGCTGGCCGCGTTGCTGGCGGGCGACGTGGACCTCACCTTCAGCTCCACGGGTACCGCGGTGCCCCAGGTGAAGGGCGGCAAGCTCACGCTGCTCGCGGTGACCACGTCGAAGCGGCTCGCGGAGTATCCGAACGTGCCCGCGATCGCCGAGACGCTGCCGGGCTACGAGATCATCACCTGGTACGGCATCGTCGGGCCGAAGGGCATCCCGCAGCCGATCGTCGAGCGCATCAATGCCGCGATGCTGGCGTTCGGCCAGAGTCCCGACGTCGTGAAGCGCCTGGACGAGTTCGACGCCAAGCCTTCGTCCATGTCGCCGAAGCAGTTCGGCGACTTCCTGCGCTCCGAGGTGGCGCGCTACCAGAAGCTCATCGACGACGCGAAGATCTCCGCATGACCGACATCGCCGAAGCCAAGCGCCAGTTCACGCCCAGCGGGTTCCTGCGCGCGGGCATCAACATGGGCAATCCCGTCATCGCGCAGAAGGATCCGCACGGCGGCGACCCGAAGGGCGTGGGGGCCGCGCTCGCGCGCGAGCTCGCCAGGCGCCTCGGCGTCGACGTGAAGTTCACGACCTACGAGACCGCGGGCAAGCTCGCGGACGCGGTGAAGAACCGCGAGTGGGACGTGGCCTTCCTCGCCATCGATCCGGCGCGCGCGACCGACATCGACTTCACGGCCGCGTACGTCCACATCGAGGGCACGTACATGGTGGCCGAGGCCTCGCCGATGAAGACGCCGGCCGATGCCGACCGCGTGGGCGTGAAGATCGCCGTGGGACTCAAGACCGCGTACGACCTCTACCTCACGCGCGAGATCAAGCACGCCACGCTCGTGCGCTCGGAGAGCTCGAAGGCCGCGATCGCACAGTTCTTCTCGGAGCCGCTCGATGCGGTGGCCGGCGTTCGCCAGCCGCTCGAGGCTTCCGCCGCGAGCCACCCGGGCTACCGCGTGATGCCGGAGAGCTTCATGGTGATCCAGCAGGCCTCGGGCGTTCCGAAGGGCCGCAGTGCCGCGCACGCGTACCTGGCGGCATTCATCGAGGAGATGAAGGCCTCGGGCTTCGTCGCCAAGGCCCTCCGCGACAGCGGGCAGTCCGACGTCGCTGTCGCTCCTCCTGGTTAAGGCAAAAGGCGTCCTCCGCAGATAAACACAGATAAACGCGGATGAACGGCAATCTGGGGTTAGACCCTGCATTGCTGTTATCTGCGTTTATCTGTGTTTATCTGCGGAGGACGCCTTTCGCCTTGGTACGCCGTAGGCGTTACTTGCGCAGTCCGAGGGACTCGACGAGGGATCCGAGGCTCTTCGACTCGTCGTCGACGAACTTGGTGAAGGCGTCGCCCGTCAGCAGGGTCGGGGTCCAGCCCATCTTCGCGAGCATGGCCTTCCATTCGGCGGTCTCGGCCGCGGTCTGGACCATCTTCACGATCTGCGCGCGCTGGGCGGCGGTGATCTCCGGGCCCGCCCACACGCCACGCCAGTTGCCGAACACGACGTCGATGCCTTGCTCCTTGAGCGAGGGGATGCCGTCGATCGCCGTCGGGGCGGAGACCGCCAGCGCGCGCATCTTGCCGCTCTTGATGTGCTCCGCGAACTCGCCCAGGCCGGAGGCGCCGACCTTCACGTGGCCGCCGATGATCGCGGGCACCGCTTCCCCGCCGCCCTTGAACGCGATGTAGTTGATCTTCGAGCCTTCGACGCCAACCGCCTTGGCGATGAGGCCGATCAGGAGATGCTCGGTGCTGCCCGCGGAGCCCGCGCCCCAGTTCACGGCGCCCGGGTTGGCCTTGAAGTCCTTGATGACGTCGGCCATCGTTTTGTACGGCGAGTTCGCCGGCACCACGATCACCGAGTACTCGGCGAGGAGGCGCGCGATCGGGGTGGCCTGCTGCACACGCACGGCCGCACGGTTCAGCTCCACCGCGGCGACGAGCGCCTGGCCCGCGACCATGAGCTGCGTGGGATCGCCCTTCGAGCCGTTCAGGAACGCGGCGAGCCCGATGGTGCCGCCCGCGCCGCCCTTGTTCTCGTACTGCGCGCTGGAGACGAGCTTCGAGTCGAGCATCGTCTTGCCGAGGGTGCGGCCGGTCTGGTCCCAGCCGCCGCCGGGGTTCGAGGGCATCAGGATCTTCACCGGCGATTGGGCGAACGCCGCGAAAGCGGCCGCGCTCAGCAGCGTGGCGGACAACAGTTGCAGGGTCTTCTTCATGGAGTCTCTCCTTGAGGGGTAGTGGTATTCACGCTGCGTTGCGGAATGCGCCGCGAAGGATGTGGGGCAGAACGCCGCCGTCGCGGAGCAGGGCGATCTCGAACAGGGTTTCGACGGCGGCCGTCGCGGCCAGCGCCGTGCGAGTGCCGTCGGCGCGAAGGATCGTGACGGGCACGGCGCCTCGCGGCTTCAGGTCCTCGGGTTGCACGTTCACTTCGATGCGGTCGCCGGCGCGCAATGCGAGCTCCGCGGGCCCGGTGCCCTCGGGCAGGCGCAGCGGCAGGATGCCCATGCCGACGAGGTTCGAGCGGTGGATGCGCTCGAAGCTCGACGCCAGCACGGCGCGCACGCCCAGGAGGCGCTGGCCCTTCGCCGCCCAATCGCGCGAGGATCCGGTGCCGTAGCGGTGGCCGGCGACGATGACGACCGCTGCCCCATCCGCTTCGTAGCGACGGGCCGCCTCCCAGATCGGCACGACCTCGCCGCTCGGCGCATGCAGGGTGTGGGCGACCGGCGCGTCGGGCGCGAGGGCGTTGCGAACCGTGCGATTGTGGAACGCGGCGCGCAGCATCACCTCCCAGTTGCCGCGGCGCGAGGCGAAGACGTTGAGGTCGTCGCGGTCCTCGCCGCGCTCCACGAGGAAGTCGGCGACGAAGCTGTCCTTGGGGATCGCGCTCGCGGGCGAGATGTGGTCCGTGGTGATGTCGTCGCCCAGCACGAGCAGCGGATACGCCGCGTAGCGCCCGAGCAGGCAGCCTGCCTCGACGGAAGCGAAGGGCGGACGGCGCAGCATCGTCGAGCGCGGATCCCACGCGAAGCGGGCGCCGGAGGGACTCTCCAGCGCATGCCAAGCCGGTGCCGCGGTGGCGACCTTGAACGCCTCCGCGAAATCCCGGGTGTCGAGGGCGATCTCCATCGCGGCCTCGATCTCGGCATCCGTCGGCCAGATCTGCTCCAGCGTGACGCGCCGTCCATCGGCGGCAATGAAAGGCTCGTCGCGCAGGTTATGCGACGCGTCGCCCGCGAGCGCGAAGGCCACGACCAGCGGCGGCGACATGATGAAGGCGAGGTCGAGATCCGGATGGATGCGCCCCGGGAAGTTCCGGTTGCCCGACAGCACCGCCACCGGGTGGCCGGGACGCTGCGTCGCGGGCAGCGGGCCCGAATTGCCGATGCACGTGGTGCAGCCGTAGCCCACGATCTGGAAGCCGAGCGCTCCCAGGTCGCGATCGAGGCCGCAACGCGCGAGATAACGCGCCGCGGCCGGAGAGCCCGGTGCGAGCGAGGTCTTCACGCCGGGCGCGACCGTGAGACCCGCCTCGCGCGCCTTGCGCGCCAGGAGACCGGCCGCGATGAGCAACCGGGGATCCGAGGTGTTCGTGCAGCTCGTGATCGCGGCGATGACGACCGGAAATGCCGCATTCCCCGGCGCGGCCTTGCGAAGGGCCTCGGCCGTGTCGAAATAGGGGAGACAATCCTGCGGGCGCTTCGGGCCGGCTACGTTCATGCCGACAGCCGCGAGGTCGATCGAGATCGCCTTCGTGTATCGGGGCACGGCTGCTGGATCGAACCACAGGCCGGTGCGCCGCGCATACGCTTCGACAAGGCGAATCGACTCCTCGTCGCGCCCCGTGCCACGCAGGTAAGTGAGCGTGGCGTCGTCGATGGGAAAGTAGCCGGTGGAGGCGCCGTACTCCGGGGCCATGTTGGCGACGACGGCGCGGTCGCCCGCGGAGAGCGTCGAGACGCCCGGCCCGTGGAACTCGACGAACTCGCCGGAGACGCCGAGCTCGCGCAGGCGCTGCGTCACCACGAGCGCGAGATCCGTGGCCAGCGCGCCGCGGCCGAGCTTGCCCGTGAGCTGCACGCCGATCACGTCGGGAATGCGGAGCGTCACCGGCATGCCGAACATGACGGTCTGCGCCTCGAGGCCGCCCACGCCCCACGCGAGCACGCCGATGCCATTCACCATGGGCGTGTGGCTGTCGGTGCCGATCATCAGGTCGGGCACAGCCCACGTCTCGCCCGCGCGCGTTTCCGTCGTGACGACGGTCGCGAGCTGCTCCAGGTTGATCGTGTGCATGATGCCGGTGCCGGGCGGATGGATGTGCACGTGCTCGAGGCTCTTCGAAGCCCAGCGCAGGAACCGGTAGCGCTCGGCGTTGCGGCGCAGCTCGTGCGCGAGGTTCACCGTGGCGGCGTCGTCGCGTCCGTGCACCTCGACCGCGAGCGAGTGATCCACCGACGCATCCACGTGCAGGACGGGGTTCAGCGATCGCGGATCGATGCCGTGCTCGGCGAGCGAGTCGCGCATGGCCGCGATGTCCACGAGCGCCGGCGTGCTCGTCGTGTCGTGCATCAGCACGCGCATGGGCTGCACCTGGATCTCGGCTTCGCTCGTGCCGTGCTTCTCCCAATCGAGGAGGGCGGCGATCGCTGCATCGCGCTCCTGGCCTTCCTGCGTGCGTGCGACGTTCTCCAGCAGGATTCGAAGGACGACGGGCAGGCGCGCCACGGCAGGGCCGAGGGCGGGCACGTCGATGAAGCGATGGGGGAACGCGGTGGCCATGCTCAATCGCCCACCAGCGCGATCTTCGTCTTGCGGGCGACCACGAGGTGCTTCTCGAGCATGCGCGCGGCCTGCTCGAGCTTTCCCGCCTCGATGAGATCCAGCAGCTTCAGGTGTTCGGTGCACTGGCGCACGACCTTCTCGCGGCTGCGCTTGGCGCGGTACTCGAGCAGGCGGCGGAGCGCGTTCACGCGCCGGATCGCATCGACGAGGAACGGGTTGCCCGAGCCGCCCACCATCACTTCGTGGAAGGTCGCGCCGATCTCGAAGACCTCCGCATCCGACATTCGCTTCAGGCCTCCGTCGAGGAGATCGCGTTGGCGTTGCCGCAGCCGCGCGATGGCGTCAGGCGCGAGGTGATAGCCCGCCGTGCGCAGCGCCGCCGGCTCGATCAGCGAGCGGAAGTGGAAGCTCTTCTCGTAGGCCTCGACCGAGGCCAGCATCGGCTCGAAGGCCCAGCCGTGGCCCGGGAGCCGCTGCAGCCAGCCTTCCTTCGCCATGCGCTCGAGAAGGGCGCGGACATGCGCGCGCGTCGCCTTGTAGCGCCGGGTGAGCGCCATTTCCGTGACGCGCTCGGGAATGCGGCCCGAGAGGCGATCCTCGGCGATGCGGTAGTAGAGGCTGTCGTCATCCCCGGCCGCGGCGGCGACTTCCACGCGTGCGGCCGCGGAGGGGCGCTGGGCGATGAAGTACCCGCGGTTGGGCTGGCGCTCGATCGCCCGCGTTTCCGACAGCAGGGCCAGCGCCCGGCGCACCGGCGAGCGGGACACCCGGAAGTGGTCGGCGAGGCTCTGCTCGGTGATGTGCGCTCCCGGCTCCGCCCCGGAGCGCTCGAGGTGCTCCACGATGCGTTCGGCGAGCCAGGGGACGAGGGAGGGCATGGCGTCATTGTACGCCGGGCCGGCAATCGTACAATCGGCAGGTTTGTATTACTGCTTGTTCCGGATACAAAGGGGCCGGGTCGCCAGCAGGCCCAGGGCCGGCCCCACCGCGACCGGGACGAACAGCCATTCCAGGGGCAGCCTCTCCGCCAGGCGTGCCGCGAGGGCGATGCTGGGGATCGTGATCGCGAAGCCGATGCAGTTCACCAATGTGAGCGTGGAGCCCACGAGCGCCTTCGGCGCGTTCGCCGCGTTCAGCGCCGAGAACTGCGGCGAGTCGCCGACGACGAAGACGCCCCAGGCGACGAGGAAGGCCAGGAAGAAGGGGGCGGGGAGCAGGAACGCGAGCGGCGAGGCAAGGCAGCAGAGCCCCGAGAGCGAGAGCTGCGCGAAGGCGACTTTCGCGCTGCCGGCCGTGCGGGACGCGTAACCGCCCGCGACGCAGCCGATCGCGCCCGCGCCGATGACCGCGAACGACCACGCGGGAACATTCAGCGCGGTACCGTTCATCGCCGCATAGCCCGCGAGCAGCAGCGGGACGAGCGCCCAGAACGTGTAGAGCTCCCACATGTGGCCGAAGTACCCGAAGGCCGAGGCCCGCAGGTCGCGCGACGAGAAGATCTGGAAGACCGCGCGCGGATCGAACTTCGAGCCCTTCACGCCGTACGGACCGTCGTGCACCAGCACGACCATGGCCACGCCGCCCGCCGCGGCGATGATGGAAAGGCTCGCGAGCACCGTGCTCCACGGCATCGATTGCCCGAGGCCCTTCAGCAGGTGCGGGAACGCGGTGCCGAGCACGAGCGCGCCGACGAGCCACCCCAGCGCGTTGCCGAGGCCCTCGCGATACCAGCCTGCGGCGATGCGCATGCCCACGGGATAGATCCCCGCGAGGAAGAATCCCGTCGCGAAGCGCAGCGCAAGGATCGCGGGATAGGGCTCGGCCAGCGCCGGCGTGGCGATGACCAGCGCGTTGGCGATTGCGCCCAGCAACGCGCAAGCAAGGAACACACGCGAGGGCAGGAAGCGGTCGGCGATCGCGAGCACCGCGAACACCAGCGTGCCGGCGATGAAGCCCAGCTGCACGGCCGAGGTGATCGACGCGACGGCGTTGCCCGCGAGCCCCAGCTCCCGCTGAAGGTCCGGCAGCACGGCGTTGCCCGCGAACCACAGCGACGTGCCCGCGAATTGCGAGAGCACGATCACGGGGAGGATGCGGGTGGGACGTTCGGCATTCATGAAAGAAAAAGCCGCCTTTCGGCGGCTTGGTTCAGGCGAAAAGCTCCCTCCGCAGATAAACACAGATAAACGCAGATAAAACCTTGCAGGGCCAAAACCAACAGTGGGTCTATCCGCGTTTATCTGTGTTTATCTGCGGAGGGCGCCTTTCGCCTTTGACTTTGCCCTAGGCCGCGACGGTGGCGGGAGCTTTCGACACGAGCTCGCGAAGGACGAACGGCAGGATGCCGCCATGGAGGTAGTAGTCCACCTCGATCGGCGTATCGATGCGAACCAGCACCGGCACTTCCTGCTTCGAGCCATCCGCGCGGTGGATCACGAGCTTCGCGTCCATCTGCGGCTTGATCCCGCCCTCGACGCCGACCACGTCCACGGTCTCCGTGCCGGTGATGCCGAGCGATTCCGCGGAGGCGCCGTCCTTGAACTGCAGCGGCAGCACGCCCATGCCCACGAGGTTGGAGCGGTGGATGCGCTCGTAGCTGCGCGCCACGACCGCCTTCACGCCGAGGAGCTGCGTGCCCTTGGCCGCCCAGTCGCGCGACGACCCCGTGCCGTATTCCTCGCCGCCGAACACGACCGTCGGGACCTTGTTGCCGATGTACTTCATCGCGGCGTCGTAGATCGACATCAGCTCGCCGCCCGGTTGGTACAACGTGACGCCGCCTTCGACGCGCGTGCCGTCCGGCTTCGGCGGCAGCATGAGGTTCTTCACGCGCACGTTGGCGAACGTGCCGCGCATCATCACCTCGTGGTTGCCGCGGCGGGCGCCGTAGCTGTTGAAGTCGGCCTTCATCACGCCGTTGCCGATGAGGTACTTGCCGGCGGGCGAGGTGTCCTTGATCGAGCCGGCGGGGGAGATGTGGTCCGTGGTGACCGAGTCGCCGAAGATGCCGAGCACTTTGGCACCCTTCACGTCATGCGCCTTGCCCGCGCTCATGCCGAAGCCCTCGAAGAACGGCGGCTCGGCGATGTACGTGGACTTCGGCCAGTCGTAGACCTGGCCCTGGGTTGACGGGATGGCGGCCCACAGCGGATTGTCCTTGGTGAGGTCGCCGTAGAGCTTCTGGAAGACCTTCGGGTCCTGCGCGTACTTGAGGAGCGCGTGGATCTCGTCGGACGTGGGCCAGATGTCCTTCAGCATCACCGGGCCGTGGGTGCCCATGCCGACCGGCTCGTTCTCGAGGTCCTTCAACACCGTTCCGGCGATCGCGTAGGCAACCACGAGCGGCGGCGAAGCCAGGAAATTCGCGCGGATGTTGGCGTGGATGCGTGCTTCGAAGTTGCGGTTGCCGGAAAGCACGGCGGCGCAAACGAGGTCGTTGCCGACGACGGATTCCTCGATCGGCTCGGCGAGCGGGCCGGCGTTGCCGATACACGTGGTGCAGCCGTAGCCCGCGAGGTAGAAGCCCACCTTCTCGAGCGACTCCAGCAGGCCGGCGGCCTTCAGGTAATCCGTCACGACGCGCGAGCCCGGGGCCAGCGACGTCTTGATATGCGGCTTCACCTTGAGGCCCTTCTCGACGGCCTTCTTGGCGAGCAGGCCCGCGGCGATCAGCACGCCGGGGTTGGAGGTGTTGGTGCACGACGTGATGGCGGCGATCAGCACGTCACCGGAGCCGATGTCGATGCCGTCCTTGGTCTTGAAGCGCTTGCCGAGGTCCTCGGGCTTCTTGGAGAAGCCGTTCTCCGCCGGCGGCTTGGAGAAGAGCTCGGTGAACTTGCTCTTCAACGCGCCCAGCTCGATGCGATCCTGCGGGCGCTTCGGACCGGCCACGGAGGCCTTGATGGTGGACAGGTCGAGCGAGAGCTC includes the following:
- a CDS encoding Bug family tripartite tricarboxylate transporter substrate binding protein gives rise to the protein MKPLPRRRQLLAALSTLPLLGARGALAQDKWPNKPIKLMIGFPPGGGADAMGRLVGAKLGERLGQPVIIDNKTGATGTICSDIVAKSPPDGYTLQVAHINSNAIGPLLVAKGKFDPINDFTPITLIGITPQMLCHHPKHKFKDVPDLIAYAKANPGKLTFASSGVGSIQHIAAEDFKLRAGVDMLHVPFKGTGEAMAALLSGDVDLTFSSTGSAVPQVKGGKLILLAVGSPKRLPDYPTTPAIAETLPGYDISTWYGLAGPKNLPLAIVDRIYTEVQAILKDPAVVKRFDELDAKVSSGSPKQFGDFWKAEVARYQKLIIDAKITA
- a CDS encoding Bug family tripartite tricarboxylate transporter substrate binding protein, which translates into the protein MNRRSLLAALAALPVVGSPLAWAQDKWPTRPVKLMVGFPPGGGGDGTARLVAAKLTDALGQPVIVENKTGATGTICSEIVAKSAPDGYTLQAANANSNVIGALLLAKGKFHPVDDFTPIGIIATSPNMLCHHPKHKFKDVADLIAYAKKNPGKLTFASSGIGSLQHFAAEDFKLRAGVDLLHVPFKGTGEGLAALLAGDVDLTFSSTGTAVPQVKGGKLTLLAVTTSKRLAEYPNVPAIAETLPGYEIITWYGIVGPKGIPQPIVERINAAMLAFGQSPDVVKRLDEFDAKPSSMSPKQFGDFLRSEVARYQKLIDDAKISA
- a CDS encoding ABC transporter substrate-binding protein, whose amino-acid sequence is MTDIAEAKRQFTPSGFLRAGINMGNPVIAQKDPHGGDPKGVGAALARELARRLGVDVKFTTYETAGKLADAVKNREWDVAFLAIDPARATDIDFTAAYVHIEGTYMVAEASPMKTPADADRVGVKIAVGLKTAYDLYLTREIKHATLVRSESSKAAIAQFFSEPLDAVAGVRQPLEASAASHPGYRVMPESFMVIQQASGVPKGRSAAHAYLAAFIEEMKASGFVAKALRDSGQSDVAVAPPG
- a CDS encoding Bug family tripartite tricarboxylate transporter substrate binding protein, whose amino-acid sequence is MKKTLQLLSATLLSAAAFAAFAQSPVKILMPSNPGGGWDQTGRTLGKTMLDSKLVSSAQYENKGGAGGTIGLAAFLNGSKGDPTQLMVAGQALVAAVELNRAAVRVQQATPIARLLAEYSVIVVPANSPYKTMADVIKDFKANPGAVNWGAGSAGSTEHLLIGLIAKAVGVEGSKINYIAFKGGGEAVPAIIGGHVKVGASGLGEFAEHIKSGKMRALAVSAPTAIDGIPSLKEQGIDVVFGNWRGVWAGPEITAAQRAQIVKMVQTAAETAEWKAMLAKMGWTPTLLTGDAFTKFVDDESKSLGSLVESLGLRK
- the acnA gene encoding aconitate hydratase AcnA; this encodes MATAFPHRFIDVPALGPAVARLPVVLRILLENVARTQEGQERDAAIAALLDWEKHGTSEAEIQVQPMRVLMHDTTSTPALVDIAAMRDSLAEHGIDPRSLNPVLHVDASVDHSLAVEVHGRDDAATVNLAHELRRNAERYRFLRWASKSLEHVHIHPPGTGIMHTINLEQLATVVTTETRAGETWAVPDLMIGTDSHTPMVNGIGVLAWGVGGLEAQTVMFGMPVTLRIPDVIGVQLTGKLGRGALATDLALVVTQRLRELGVSGEFVEFHGPGVSTLSAGDRAVVANMAPEYGASTGYFPIDDATLTYLRGTGRDEESIRLVEAYARRTGLWFDPAAVPRYTKAISIDLAAVGMNVAGPKRPQDCLPYFDTAEALRKAAPGNAAFPVVIAAITSCTNTSDPRLLIAAGLLARKAREAGLTVAPGVKTSLAPGSPAAARYLARCGLDRDLGALGFQIVGYGCTTCIGNSGPLPATQRPGHPVAVLSGNRNFPGRIHPDLDLAFIMSPPLVVAFALAGDASHNLRDEPFIAADGRRVTLEQIWPTDAEIEAAMEIALDTRDFAEAFKVATAAPAWHALESPSGARFAWDPRSTMLRRPPFASVEAGCLLGRYAAYPLLVLGDDITTDHISPASAIPKDSFVADFLVERGEDRDDLNVFASRRGNWEVMLRAAFHNRTVRNALAPDAPVAHTLHAPSGEVVPIWEAARRYEADGAAVVIVAGHRYGTGSSRDWAAKGQRLLGVRAVLASSFERIHRSNLVGMGILPLRLPEGTGPAELALRAGDRIEVNVQPEDLKPRGAVPVTILRADGTRTALAATAAVETLFEIALLRDGGVLPHILRGAFRNAA
- a CDS encoding GntR family transcriptional regulator; translation: MPSLVPWLAERIVEHLERSGAEPGAHITEQSLADHFRVSRSPVRRALALLSETRAIERQPNRGYFIAQRPSAAARVEVAAAAGDDDSLYYRIAEDRLSGRIPERVTEMALTRRYKATRAHVRALLERMAKEGWLQRLPGHGWAFEPMLASVEAYEKSFHFRSLIEPAALRTAGYHLAPDAIARLRQRQRDLLDGGLKRMSDAEVFEIGATFHEVMVGGSGNPFLVDAIRRVNALRRLLEYRAKRSREKVVRQCTEHLKLLDLIEAGKLEQAARMLEKHLVVARKTKIALVGD
- a CDS encoding MFS transporter: MNAERPTRILPVIVLSQFAGTSLWFAGNAVLPDLQRELGLAGNAVASITSAVQLGFIAGTLVFAVLAIADRFLPSRVFLACALLGAIANALVIATPALAEPYPAILALRFATGFFLAGIYPVGMRIAAGWYREGLGNALGWLVGALVLGTAFPHLLKGLGQSMPWSTVLASLSIIAAAGGVAMVVLVHDGPYGVKGSKFDPRAVFQIFSSRDLRASAFGYFGHMWELYTFWALVPLLLAGYAAMNGTALNVPAWSFAVIGAGAIGCVAGGYASRTAGSAKVAFAQLSLSGLCCLASPLAFLLPAPFFLAFLVAWGVFVVGDSPQFSALNAANAPKALVGSTLTLVNCIGFAITIPSIALAARLAERLPLEWLFVPVAVGPALGLLATRPLCIRNKQ
- the acnA gene encoding aconitate hydratase AcnA, encoding MPHNAFDTYQSFNLASGGKGQFYSLPALAKTFPNVSKLPVSVRIVLESVLRNVDGKKVSEAHVKELANWGPTAARTAEIPFVLARIVLQDFTGVPLLADLAAMRGVAHKMGKDPKVVEPLVPVDLVVDHSVQIDHYGTADSLDLNMKLEFSRNKERYQFMKWGMQAFDTFKVVPPGVGIVHQVNLEYLARGVFHKNGVYYPDTLVGTDSHTTMINGVGVVGWGVGGIEAESGMLGQPVYFLTPDVVGVNLTGKLREGITATDLVLTVTEMLRKAKVVGKFVEFFGEGTASLAVPDRATIANMAPEYGATMGFFPVDSKTVEYFRNSGRTPAEVDAFESYFKAQGLFGVPMKGDIAYSQELSLDLSTIKASVAGPKRPQDRIELGALKSKFTELFSKPPAENGFSKKPEDLGKRFKTKDGIDIGSGDVLIAAITSCTNTSNPGVLIAAGLLAKKAVEKGLKVKPHIKTSLAPGSRVVTDYLKAAGLLESLEKVGFYLAGYGCTTCIGNAGPLAEPIEESVVGNDLVCAAVLSGNRNFEARIHANIRANFLASPPLVVAYAIAGTVLKDLENEPVGMGTHGPVMLKDIWPTSDEIHALLKYAQDPKVFQKLYGDLTKDNPLWAAIPSTQGQVYDWPKSTYIAEPPFFEGFGMSAGKAHDVKGAKVLGIFGDSVTTDHISPAGSIKDTSPAGKYLIGNGVMKADFNSYGARRGNHEVMMRGTFANVRVKNLMLPPKPDGTRVEGGVTLYQPGGELMSIYDAAMKYIGNKVPTVVFGGEEYGTGSSRDWAAKGTQLLGVKAVVARSYERIHRSNLVGMGVLPLQFKDGASAESLGITGTETVDVVGVEGGIKPQMDAKLVIHRADGSKQEVPVLVRIDTPIEVDYYLHGGILPFVLRELVSKAPATVAA